In Scylla paramamosain isolate STU-SP2022 chromosome 31, ASM3559412v1, whole genome shotgun sequence, one DNA window encodes the following:
- the LOC135088787 gene encoding collagen alpha-2(IX) chain-like isoform X6: MQTAYRLKADANLQIATRDIFPQGLPQEFSMICTYRARRQPRNSWDIIRINDLRERPQFAVTLNPIRKQVELSILSYVGSLQTLRFEDALEAFNDKWHKLHFGVFRDRVALYLDCERTSELPIDPIGPIDVNGNIYIAKQQESQRTVPIELQWMVMSCDPSSPERETCDELPQLKREIDSEQVGPEQCEVVCPRGPPGLNGTTGRRGRRGLPGPQGPAGDAGLPGIPGSEGQRGPPGEPGPVGPRGPPGSQGEQGFQGIGGPPGPPGPTGLTGAVGPIGPKGNNGERGLPGPIGTPGPRGDPGPKGVPGDAVFVSGPSGGQGPQGPPGLQGLDGLDGAPGVPGSKGDKGDKGDRGNNGRRGQRGEKGDTGALGQPGPRGFPGESGPPGLPGRPGGEANGETVPGPPGPPGPYGPVGPPGEPGTIGPVGSPGPEGLPGPPGDKGERGNEGIPGNDGSKGEPGRPGIPGEKGEKGGGGLPGVPGLIGKPGVVGLPGPEGPMGPPGLQGIKGDAGARGEPGLSGEPSPPGQPGPQGPQGTQGNRGEEGPPGPPGLPGPAGAPGNPGQLGLIGPKGHPGLPGKKGEPGKDGEQGEGGPVGPPGSRGLTGPPGPSGLRGRDGTSGKPGQQGPIGPRGLPGPQGPSGPLGPAGPPGLPGFVGKPGPPGPPGPPGLPGDSSAQMMEVVGERAYGVPGVAGPMGERGMPGERGADGERGPPGKTGHPGMPGPSGPPGLPGPTGQRGAQGNDGLPGRPGREYTEEQLRGICASVLRDQLEVLTRGLQGPPGPPGQGRIGRAGSPGNPGEPGVPGNPGEVGPRGYPGFPGPPGPQGPAGERGQRGYKGERGQMGEGRDGKMGPPGDPGPAGPPGTGLPGRIGERGPPGLTGPQGGRGAPGAQGPPGHCEYCNPALAYQSSVAAQGNTKGP, from the exons ATGCAGACCGCCTACCGACTCAAGGCTGACGCTAACCTTCAGATCGCCACGAG GGACATCTTCCCCCAAGGGCTGCCACAGGAATTCTCAATGATCTGTACTTACCGCGCCCGCCGGCAACCCCGCAACTCGTGGGACATCATCAGGATCAACGACCTCAGAGAAAGACCTCAATTTGCAGTCACCCTGAATCCCATCAGGAAACAAGTGGAGCTCTCTATCTTGTCCTATGTGGGCTCCCTACAGACGCTCAGATTTGAAGATGCCCTG GAAGCCTTCAATGACAAATGGCACAAACTCCACTTTGGCGTCTTCAGGGATCGTGTTGCCCTCTACCTTGACTGTGAGAGGACCTCAGAGCTCCCCATTGACCCCATTGGTCCTATAGATGTCAATGGGAATATCTACATTGCCAAACAACAAGAATCACAACGGACAGTTCCA ATCGAGCTGCAGTGGATGGTGATGAGCTGTGACCCATCCAGCCCAGAGCGTGAGACGTGTGATGAACTGCCTCAG CTGAAGCGGGAGATTGACTCAGAACAGGTTGGACCAGAACAGTGTGAGGTGGTGTGTCCCCGTGGTCCTCCAGGCTTGAATGGCACTACT GGTCGCAGGGGGAGGAGAGGTCTCCCTGGTCCACAAGGACCCGCCGGAGATGCAGGTCTGCCAGGCATCCCTGGTAGTGAAGGGCAGCGTGGTCCCCCAGGAGAGCCA GGACCTGTGGGGCCACGTGGACCACCGGGCAGCCAAGGGGAACAAGGATTTCAGGGTATAGGAGGCCCTCCTGGCCCTCCAGGTCCTACTGGACTCACAGGAGCGGTG GGACCTATTGGCCCAAAGGGAAACAATGGAGAGCGGGGTCTTCCTGGTCCCATAGGTACCCCTGGTCCACGAGGTGATCCTGGACCCAAGGGTGTGCCCGGTGATGCTGTGTTTGTCTCTGGTCCTTCAGGGGGACAGGGACCTCAAGGACCACCAGGCCTCCAGGGTCTAGATGGGTTAGATGGGGCACCAGGAGTGCCAGGCAGCAAAGGAGACAAAG GAGACAAAGGTGACCGAGGGAACAATGGGCGGCGAGGCCAGCGGGGTGAGAAGGGCGACACAGGAGCATTGGGCCAGCCTGGGCCACGTGGTTTTCCTGGCGAGTCT GGACCACCTGGTCTGCCTGGAAGGCCTGGCGGAGAGGCAAATGGAGAAACTGTTCCTGGGCCACCAGGGCCACCTGGTCCATATGGTCCAGTTGGTCCCCCTGGTGAACCAGGCACCATAGGGCCTGTTGGCTCCCCTGGTCCAGAAGGGCTTCCAGGACCACCAGGGGACAAAG GTGAGCGAGGGAATGAAGGCATCCCAGGCAATGACGGATCCAAAGGGGAGCCTGGGCGGCCAGGAATCCCtggtgagaagggagagaagggcggAGGTGGCCTCCCAGGTGTTCCAGGCCTCATTGGCAAGCCTGGTGTTGTTGGACTGCCA GGACCAGAGGGCCCCATGGGTCCTCCAGGGCTTCAGGGCATCAAGGGCGATGCTGGTGCACGTGGAGAGCCAGGTCTGTCTGGGGAGCCATCCCCACCAGGCCAGCCTGGACCACAGGGACCCCAGGGAACACAGGGCAATAGGGGAGAGGAGGGTCCACCAGGACCACCTGGGCTTCCTGGCCCTGCTGGTGCCCCAGGAAATCCTGGGCAGTTGGGTCTCATTGGACCCAAGGGACACCCTGGATTGCCGGGTAAAAAG GGAGAAccagggaaggatggagagcaAGGAGAGGGAGGTCCTGTGGGACCACCGGGCTCCAGAGGACTTACAGGACCTCCAGGTCCAAGTGGACTTCGAGGCCGTGATGGGACAAGTGGCAAGCCAGGACAGCAAGGACCCATTGGTCCCCGAGGGCTTCCAGGGCCTCAG ggACCATCAGGCCCATTAGGACCAGCTGGACCCCCAGGCCTTCCTGGCTTTGTGGGCAAACCAGGCCCCCCAGGTCCTCCTGGACCCCCAGGACTTCCTGGTGACTCATCAGCACAGATGATGGAGGTTGTGGGTGAGCGTGCATATGGAGTGCCAGGTGTGGCAGGACcaatgggagagaggggaatg CCTGGTGAGCGGGGAGCTGATGGTGAGCGAGGTCCTCCAGGGAAGACAGGCCATCCTGGTATGCCAGGTCCATCGGGTCCCCCAGGGTTGCCAGGGCCGACAGGCCAGCGCGGGGCACAGGGGAATGATGGCTTGCCAGGCAGACCT GGTCGGGAGTACACAGAGGAGCAGCTCCGGGGGATCTGTGCCTCTGTGCTGCGAG ACCAACTGGAAGTATTGACCCGTGGCCTGCAGGGTCCTCCTGGCCCACCTGGACAAGGCCGTATAGGGCGTGCTGGGTCTCCTGGAAATCCCGGGGAGCCAG GTGTCCCAGGAAATCCAGGAGAGGTGGGTCCCCGAGGTTACCCAGGCTTCCCAGGACCGCCTGGACCACAGGGACCAGCAGGGGAGCGAGGACAGAGAGGGTACAAGGGCGAGCGTGGTCAGATGGGAGAGGGCAGAGATGGCAAGATGGGGCCACCAGGAGATCCAG GACCTGCAGGACCGCCAGGCACAGGTCTTCCAGGGAGGATAGGCGAGCGTGGACCACCTGGCTTGACGGGTCCCCAGGGTGGGCGTGGAGCTCCTGGTGCACAAGGTCCCCCAGGGCACTGCGAGTACTGCAATCCAGCACTTGCCTACCAGTCCTCCGTGGCTGCCCAAGGCAACACCAAGGGCCCGTGA
- the LOC135088787 gene encoding collagen alpha-1(XXII) chain-like isoform X4, with protein sequence MQTAYRLKADANLQIATRDIFPQGLPQEFSMICTYRARRQPRNSWDIIRINDLRERPQFAVTLNPIRKQVELSILSYVGSLQTLRFEDALEAFNDKWHKLHFGVFRDRVALYLDCERTSELPIDPIGPIDVNGNIYIAKQQESQRTVPIELQWMVMSCDPSSPERETCDELPQLKREIDSEQVGPEQCEVVCPRGPPGLNGTTGRRGRRGLPGPQGPAGDAGLPGIPGSEGQRGPPGEPGPVGPRGPPGSQGEQGFQGIGGPPGPPGPTGLTGAVGPIGPKGNNGERGLPGPIGTPGPRGDPGPKGVPGDAVFVSGPSGGQGPQGPPGLQGLDGLDGAPGVPGSKGDKGDKGDRGNNGRRGQRGEKGDTGALGQPGPRGFPGESGPPGLPGRPGGEANGETVPGPPGPPGPYGPVGPPGEPGTIGPVGSPGPEGLPGPPGDKGERGNEGIPGNDGSKGEPGRPGIPGEKGEKGGGGLPGVPGLIGKPGVVGLPGPEGPMGPPGLQGIKGDAGARGEPGLSGEPSPPGQPGPQGPQGTQGNRGEEGPPGPPGLPGPAGAPGNPGQLGLIGPKGHPGLPGKKGEPGKDGEQGEGGPVGPPGSRGLTGPPGPSGLRGRDGTSGKPGQQGPIGPRGLPGPQGPSGPLGPAGPPGLPGFVGKPGPPGPPGPPGLPGDSSAQMMEVVGERAYGVPGVAGPMGERGMPGERGADGERGPPGKTGHPGMPGPSGPPGLPGPTGQRGAQGNDGLPGRPGREYTEEQLRGICASVLRDNMAEIAQTLRGPRGLPGQGRRGPPGEPGDVGPQGVPGNPGEVGPRGYPGFPGPPGPQGPAGERGQRGYKGERGQMGEGRDGKMGPPGDPGPAGPPGTGLPGRIGERGPPGLTGPQGGRGAPGAQGPPGHCEYCNPALAYQSSVAAQGNTKGP encoded by the exons ATGCAGACCGCCTACCGACTCAAGGCTGACGCTAACCTTCAGATCGCCACGAG GGACATCTTCCCCCAAGGGCTGCCACAGGAATTCTCAATGATCTGTACTTACCGCGCCCGCCGGCAACCCCGCAACTCGTGGGACATCATCAGGATCAACGACCTCAGAGAAAGACCTCAATTTGCAGTCACCCTGAATCCCATCAGGAAACAAGTGGAGCTCTCTATCTTGTCCTATGTGGGCTCCCTACAGACGCTCAGATTTGAAGATGCCCTG GAAGCCTTCAATGACAAATGGCACAAACTCCACTTTGGCGTCTTCAGGGATCGTGTTGCCCTCTACCTTGACTGTGAGAGGACCTCAGAGCTCCCCATTGACCCCATTGGTCCTATAGATGTCAATGGGAATATCTACATTGCCAAACAACAAGAATCACAACGGACAGTTCCA ATCGAGCTGCAGTGGATGGTGATGAGCTGTGACCCATCCAGCCCAGAGCGTGAGACGTGTGATGAACTGCCTCAG CTGAAGCGGGAGATTGACTCAGAACAGGTTGGACCAGAACAGTGTGAGGTGGTGTGTCCCCGTGGTCCTCCAGGCTTGAATGGCACTACT GGTCGCAGGGGGAGGAGAGGTCTCCCTGGTCCACAAGGACCCGCCGGAGATGCAGGTCTGCCAGGCATCCCTGGTAGTGAAGGGCAGCGTGGTCCCCCAGGAGAGCCA GGACCTGTGGGGCCACGTGGACCACCGGGCAGCCAAGGGGAACAAGGATTTCAGGGTATAGGAGGCCCTCCTGGCCCTCCAGGTCCTACTGGACTCACAGGAGCGGTG GGACCTATTGGCCCAAAGGGAAACAATGGAGAGCGGGGTCTTCCTGGTCCCATAGGTACCCCTGGTCCACGAGGTGATCCTGGACCCAAGGGTGTGCCCGGTGATGCTGTGTTTGTCTCTGGTCCTTCAGGGGGACAGGGACCTCAAGGACCACCAGGCCTCCAGGGTCTAGATGGGTTAGATGGGGCACCAGGAGTGCCAGGCAGCAAAGGAGACAAAG GAGACAAAGGTGACCGAGGGAACAATGGGCGGCGAGGCCAGCGGGGTGAGAAGGGCGACACAGGAGCATTGGGCCAGCCTGGGCCACGTGGTTTTCCTGGCGAGTCT GGACCACCTGGTCTGCCTGGAAGGCCTGGCGGAGAGGCAAATGGAGAAACTGTTCCTGGGCCACCAGGGCCACCTGGTCCATATGGTCCAGTTGGTCCCCCTGGTGAACCAGGCACCATAGGGCCTGTTGGCTCCCCTGGTCCAGAAGGGCTTCCAGGACCACCAGGGGACAAAG GTGAGCGAGGGAATGAAGGCATCCCAGGCAATGACGGATCCAAAGGGGAGCCTGGGCGGCCAGGAATCCCtggtgagaagggagagaagggcggAGGTGGCCTCCCAGGTGTTCCAGGCCTCATTGGCAAGCCTGGTGTTGTTGGACTGCCA GGACCAGAGGGCCCCATGGGTCCTCCAGGGCTTCAGGGCATCAAGGGCGATGCTGGTGCACGTGGAGAGCCAGGTCTGTCTGGGGAGCCATCCCCACCAGGCCAGCCTGGACCACAGGGACCCCAGGGAACACAGGGCAATAGGGGAGAGGAGGGTCCACCAGGACCACCTGGGCTTCCTGGCCCTGCTGGTGCCCCAGGAAATCCTGGGCAGTTGGGTCTCATTGGACCCAAGGGACACCCTGGATTGCCGGGTAAAAAG GGAGAAccagggaaggatggagagcaAGGAGAGGGAGGTCCTGTGGGACCACCGGGCTCCAGAGGACTTACAGGACCTCCAGGTCCAAGTGGACTTCGAGGCCGTGATGGGACAAGTGGCAAGCCAGGACAGCAAGGACCCATTGGTCCCCGAGGGCTTCCAGGGCCTCAG ggACCATCAGGCCCATTAGGACCAGCTGGACCCCCAGGCCTTCCTGGCTTTGTGGGCAAACCAGGCCCCCCAGGTCCTCCTGGACCCCCAGGACTTCCTGGTGACTCATCAGCACAGATGATGGAGGTTGTGGGTGAGCGTGCATATGGAGTGCCAGGTGTGGCAGGACcaatgggagagaggggaatg CCTGGTGAGCGGGGAGCTGATGGTGAGCGAGGTCCTCCAGGGAAGACAGGCCATCCTGGTATGCCAGGTCCATCGGGTCCCCCAGGGTTGCCAGGGCCGACAGGCCAGCGCGGGGCACAGGGGAATGATGGCTTGCCAGGCAGACCT GGTCGGGAGTACACAGAGGAGCAGCTCCGGGGGATCTGTGCCTCTGTGCTGCGAG ACAATATGGCTGAGATTGCCCAAACCCTCCGTGGTCCTCGAGGATTGCCAGGGCAGGGACGGCGAGGTCCTCCAGGCGAACCTGGAGATGTTGGTCCACAAG GTGTCCCAGGAAATCCAGGAGAGGTGGGTCCCCGAGGTTACCCAGGCTTCCCAGGACCGCCTGGACCACAGGGACCAGCAGGGGAGCGAGGACAGAGAGGGTACAAGGGCGAGCGTGGTCAGATGGGAGAGGGCAGAGATGGCAAGATGGGGCCACCAGGAGATCCAG GACCTGCAGGACCGCCAGGCACAGGTCTTCCAGGGAGGATAGGCGAGCGTGGACCACCTGGCTTGACGGGTCCCCAGGGTGGGCGTGGAGCTCCTGGTGCACAAGGTCCCCCAGGGCACTGCGAGTACTGCAATCCAGCACTTGCCTACCAGTCCTCCGTGGCTGCCCAAGGCAACACCAAGGGCCCGTGA
- the LOC135088787 gene encoding collagen alpha-1(I) chain-like isoform X7, protein MQTAYRLKADANLQIATRDIFPQGLPQEFSMICTYRARRQPRNSWDIIRINDLRERPQFAVTLNPIRKQVELSILSYVGSLQTLRFEDALEAFNDKWHKLHFGVFRDRVALYLDCERTSELPIDPIGPIDVNGNIYIAKQQESQRTVPIELQWMVMSCDPSSPERETCDELPQLKREIDSEQVGPEQCEVVCPRGPPGLNGTTGEDGPPGPRGAAGPQGLRGIPGPPGEKGERGFNGLPGPVGPRGPPGSQGEQGFQGIGGPPGPPGPTGLTGAVGPIGPKGNNGERGLPGPIGTPGPRGDPGPKGVPGDAVFVSGPSGGQGPQGPPGLQGLDGLDGAPGVPGSKGDKGDKGDRGNNGRRGQRGEKGDTGALGQPGPRGFPGESGPPGLPGRPGGEANGETVPGPPGPPGPYGPVGPPGEPGTIGPVGSPGPEGLPGPPGDKGERGNEGIPGNDGSKGEPGRPGIPGEKGEKGGGGLPGVPGLIGKPGVVGLPGPEGPMGPPGLQGIKGDAGARGEPGLSGEPSPPGQPGPQGPQGTQGNRGEEGPPGPPGLPGPAGAPGNPGQLGLIGPKGHPGLPGKKGEPGKDGEQGEGGPVGPPGSRGLTGPPGPSGLRGRDGTSGKPGQQGPIGPRGLPGPQGPSGPLGPAGPPGLPGFVGKPGPPGPPGPPGLPGDSSAQMMEVVGERAYGVPGVAGPMGERGMPGERGADGERGPPGKTGHPGMPGPSGPPGLPGPTGQRGAQGNDGLPGRPGREYTEEQLRGICASVLRDQLEVLTRGLQGPPGPPGQGRIGRAGSPGNPGEPGVPGNPGEVGPRGYPGFPGPPGPQGPAGERGQRGYKGERGQMGEGRDGKMGPPGDPGPAGPPGTGLPGRIGERGPPGLTGPQGGRGAPGAQGPPGHCEYCNPALAYQSSVAAQGNTKGP, encoded by the exons ATGCAGACCGCCTACCGACTCAAGGCTGACGCTAACCTTCAGATCGCCACGAG GGACATCTTCCCCCAAGGGCTGCCACAGGAATTCTCAATGATCTGTACTTACCGCGCCCGCCGGCAACCCCGCAACTCGTGGGACATCATCAGGATCAACGACCTCAGAGAAAGACCTCAATTTGCAGTCACCCTGAATCCCATCAGGAAACAAGTGGAGCTCTCTATCTTGTCCTATGTGGGCTCCCTACAGACGCTCAGATTTGAAGATGCCCTG GAAGCCTTCAATGACAAATGGCACAAACTCCACTTTGGCGTCTTCAGGGATCGTGTTGCCCTCTACCTTGACTGTGAGAGGACCTCAGAGCTCCCCATTGACCCCATTGGTCCTATAGATGTCAATGGGAATATCTACATTGCCAAACAACAAGAATCACAACGGACAGTTCCA ATCGAGCTGCAGTGGATGGTGATGAGCTGTGACCCATCCAGCCCAGAGCGTGAGACGTGTGATGAACTGCCTCAG CTGAAGCGGGAGATTGACTCAGAACAGGTTGGACCAGAACAGTGTGAGGTGGTGTGTCCCCGTGGTCCTCCAGGCTTGAATGGCACTACT GGAGAGGATGGTCCGCCAGGCCCAAGGGGTGCTGCTGGCCCACAGGGGCTGCGGGGCATTCCAGGACCACCAGGCGAGAAGGGGGAACGTGGCTTCAATGGACTCCCT GGACCTGTGGGGCCACGTGGACCACCGGGCAGCCAAGGGGAACAAGGATTTCAGGGTATAGGAGGCCCTCCTGGCCCTCCAGGTCCTACTGGACTCACAGGAGCGGTG GGACCTATTGGCCCAAAGGGAAACAATGGAGAGCGGGGTCTTCCTGGTCCCATAGGTACCCCTGGTCCACGAGGTGATCCTGGACCCAAGGGTGTGCCCGGTGATGCTGTGTTTGTCTCTGGTCCTTCAGGGGGACAGGGACCTCAAGGACCACCAGGCCTCCAGGGTCTAGATGGGTTAGATGGGGCACCAGGAGTGCCAGGCAGCAAAGGAGACAAAG GAGACAAAGGTGACCGAGGGAACAATGGGCGGCGAGGCCAGCGGGGTGAGAAGGGCGACACAGGAGCATTGGGCCAGCCTGGGCCACGTGGTTTTCCTGGCGAGTCT GGACCACCTGGTCTGCCTGGAAGGCCTGGCGGAGAGGCAAATGGAGAAACTGTTCCTGGGCCACCAGGGCCACCTGGTCCATATGGTCCAGTTGGTCCCCCTGGTGAACCAGGCACCATAGGGCCTGTTGGCTCCCCTGGTCCAGAAGGGCTTCCAGGACCACCAGGGGACAAAG GTGAGCGAGGGAATGAAGGCATCCCAGGCAATGACGGATCCAAAGGGGAGCCTGGGCGGCCAGGAATCCCtggtgagaagggagagaagggcggAGGTGGCCTCCCAGGTGTTCCAGGCCTCATTGGCAAGCCTGGTGTTGTTGGACTGCCA GGACCAGAGGGCCCCATGGGTCCTCCAGGGCTTCAGGGCATCAAGGGCGATGCTGGTGCACGTGGAGAGCCAGGTCTGTCTGGGGAGCCATCCCCACCAGGCCAGCCTGGACCACAGGGACCCCAGGGAACACAGGGCAATAGGGGAGAGGAGGGTCCACCAGGACCACCTGGGCTTCCTGGCCCTGCTGGTGCCCCAGGAAATCCTGGGCAGTTGGGTCTCATTGGACCCAAGGGACACCCTGGATTGCCGGGTAAAAAG GGAGAAccagggaaggatggagagcaAGGAGAGGGAGGTCCTGTGGGACCACCGGGCTCCAGAGGACTTACAGGACCTCCAGGTCCAAGTGGACTTCGAGGCCGTGATGGGACAAGTGGCAAGCCAGGACAGCAAGGACCCATTGGTCCCCGAGGGCTTCCAGGGCCTCAG ggACCATCAGGCCCATTAGGACCAGCTGGACCCCCAGGCCTTCCTGGCTTTGTGGGCAAACCAGGCCCCCCAGGTCCTCCTGGACCCCCAGGACTTCCTGGTGACTCATCAGCACAGATGATGGAGGTTGTGGGTGAGCGTGCATATGGAGTGCCAGGTGTGGCAGGACcaatgggagagaggggaatg CCTGGTGAGCGGGGAGCTGATGGTGAGCGAGGTCCTCCAGGGAAGACAGGCCATCCTGGTATGCCAGGTCCATCGGGTCCCCCAGGGTTGCCAGGGCCGACAGGCCAGCGCGGGGCACAGGGGAATGATGGCTTGCCAGGCAGACCT GGTCGGGAGTACACAGAGGAGCAGCTCCGGGGGATCTGTGCCTCTGTGCTGCGAG ACCAACTGGAAGTATTGACCCGTGGCCTGCAGGGTCCTCCTGGCCCACCTGGACAAGGCCGTATAGGGCGTGCTGGGTCTCCTGGAAATCCCGGGGAGCCAG GTGTCCCAGGAAATCCAGGAGAGGTGGGTCCCCGAGGTTACCCAGGCTTCCCAGGACCGCCTGGACCACAGGGACCAGCAGGGGAGCGAGGACAGAGAGGGTACAAGGGCGAGCGTGGTCAGATGGGAGAGGGCAGAGATGGCAAGATGGGGCCACCAGGAGATCCAG GACCTGCAGGACCGCCAGGCACAGGTCTTCCAGGGAGGATAGGCGAGCGTGGACCACCTGGCTTGACGGGTCCCCAGGGTGGGCGTGGAGCTCCTGGTGCACAAGGTCCCCCAGGGCACTGCGAGTACTGCAATCCAGCACTTGCCTACCAGTCCTCCGTGGCTGCCCAAGGCAACACCAAGGGCCCGTGA
- the LOC135088787 gene encoding collagen alpha-2(I) chain-like isoform X5, with the protein MQTAYRLKADANLQIATRDIFPQGLPQEFSMICTYRARRQPRNSWDIIRINDLRERPQFAVTLNPIRKQVELSILSYVGSLQTLRFEDALEAFNDKWHKLHFGVFRDRVALYLDCERTSELPIDPIGPIDVNGNIYIAKQQESQRTVPIELQWMVMSCDPSSPERETCDELPQLKREIDSEQVGPEQCEVVCPRGPPGLNGTTGEDGPPGPRGAAGPQGLRGIPGPPGEKGERGFNGLPGPVGPRGPPGSQGEQGFQGIGGPPGPPGPTGLTGAVGPIGPKGNNGERGLPGPIGTPGPRGDPGPKGVPGDAVFVSGPSGGQGPQGPPGLQGLDGLDGAPGVPGSKGDKGDKGDRGNNGRRGQRGEKGDTGALGQPGPRGFPGESGPPGLPGRPGGEANGETVPGPPGPPGPYGPVGPPGEPGTIGPVGSPGPEGLPGPPGDKGERGNEGIPGNDGSKGEPGRPGIPGEKGEKGGGGLPGVPGLIGKPGVVGLPGPEGPMGPPGLQGIKGDAGARGEPGLSGEPSPPGQPGPQGPQGTQGNRGEEGPPGPPGLPGPAGAPGNPGQLGLIGPKGHPGLPGKKGEPGKDGEQGEGGPVGPPGSRGLTGPPGPSGLRGRDGTSGKPGQQGPIGPRGLPGPQGPSGPLGPAGPPGLPGFVGKPGPPGPPGPPGLPGDSSAQMMEVVGERAYGVPGVAGPMGERGMPGERGADGERGPPGKTGHPGMPGPSGPPGLPGPTGQRGAQGNDGLPGRPGREYTEEQLRGICASVLRDNMAEIAQTLRGPRGLPGQGRRGPPGEPGDVGPQGVPGNPGEVGPRGYPGFPGPPGPQGPAGERGQRGYKGERGQMGEGRDGKMGPPGDPGPAGPPGTGLPGRIGERGPPGLTGPQGGRGAPGAQGPPGHCEYCNPALAYQSSVAAQGNTKGP; encoded by the exons ATGCAGACCGCCTACCGACTCAAGGCTGACGCTAACCTTCAGATCGCCACGAG GGACATCTTCCCCCAAGGGCTGCCACAGGAATTCTCAATGATCTGTACTTACCGCGCCCGCCGGCAACCCCGCAACTCGTGGGACATCATCAGGATCAACGACCTCAGAGAAAGACCTCAATTTGCAGTCACCCTGAATCCCATCAGGAAACAAGTGGAGCTCTCTATCTTGTCCTATGTGGGCTCCCTACAGACGCTCAGATTTGAAGATGCCCTG GAAGCCTTCAATGACAAATGGCACAAACTCCACTTTGGCGTCTTCAGGGATCGTGTTGCCCTCTACCTTGACTGTGAGAGGACCTCAGAGCTCCCCATTGACCCCATTGGTCCTATAGATGTCAATGGGAATATCTACATTGCCAAACAACAAGAATCACAACGGACAGTTCCA ATCGAGCTGCAGTGGATGGTGATGAGCTGTGACCCATCCAGCCCAGAGCGTGAGACGTGTGATGAACTGCCTCAG CTGAAGCGGGAGATTGACTCAGAACAGGTTGGACCAGAACAGTGTGAGGTGGTGTGTCCCCGTGGTCCTCCAGGCTTGAATGGCACTACT GGAGAGGATGGTCCGCCAGGCCCAAGGGGTGCTGCTGGCCCACAGGGGCTGCGGGGCATTCCAGGACCACCAGGCGAGAAGGGGGAACGTGGCTTCAATGGACTCCCT GGACCTGTGGGGCCACGTGGACCACCGGGCAGCCAAGGGGAACAAGGATTTCAGGGTATAGGAGGCCCTCCTGGCCCTCCAGGTCCTACTGGACTCACAGGAGCGGTG GGACCTATTGGCCCAAAGGGAAACAATGGAGAGCGGGGTCTTCCTGGTCCCATAGGTACCCCTGGTCCACGAGGTGATCCTGGACCCAAGGGTGTGCCCGGTGATGCTGTGTTTGTCTCTGGTCCTTCAGGGGGACAGGGACCTCAAGGACCACCAGGCCTCCAGGGTCTAGATGGGTTAGATGGGGCACCAGGAGTGCCAGGCAGCAAAGGAGACAAAG GAGACAAAGGTGACCGAGGGAACAATGGGCGGCGAGGCCAGCGGGGTGAGAAGGGCGACACAGGAGCATTGGGCCAGCCTGGGCCACGTGGTTTTCCTGGCGAGTCT GGACCACCTGGTCTGCCTGGAAGGCCTGGCGGAGAGGCAAATGGAGAAACTGTTCCTGGGCCACCAGGGCCACCTGGTCCATATGGTCCAGTTGGTCCCCCTGGTGAACCAGGCACCATAGGGCCTGTTGGCTCCCCTGGTCCAGAAGGGCTTCCAGGACCACCAGGGGACAAAG GTGAGCGAGGGAATGAAGGCATCCCAGGCAATGACGGATCCAAAGGGGAGCCTGGGCGGCCAGGAATCCCtggtgagaagggagagaagggcggAGGTGGCCTCCCAGGTGTTCCAGGCCTCATTGGCAAGCCTGGTGTTGTTGGACTGCCA GGACCAGAGGGCCCCATGGGTCCTCCAGGGCTTCAGGGCATCAAGGGCGATGCTGGTGCACGTGGAGAGCCAGGTCTGTCTGGGGAGCCATCCCCACCAGGCCAGCCTGGACCACAGGGACCCCAGGGAACACAGGGCAATAGGGGAGAGGAGGGTCCACCAGGACCACCTGGGCTTCCTGGCCCTGCTGGTGCCCCAGGAAATCCTGGGCAGTTGGGTCTCATTGGACCCAAGGGACACCCTGGATTGCCGGGTAAAAAG GGAGAAccagggaaggatggagagcaAGGAGAGGGAGGTCCTGTGGGACCACCGGGCTCCAGAGGACTTACAGGACCTCCAGGTCCAAGTGGACTTCGAGGCCGTGATGGGACAAGTGGCAAGCCAGGACAGCAAGGACCCATTGGTCCCCGAGGGCTTCCAGGGCCTCAG ggACCATCAGGCCCATTAGGACCAGCTGGACCCCCAGGCCTTCCTGGCTTTGTGGGCAAACCAGGCCCCCCAGGTCCTCCTGGACCCCCAGGACTTCCTGGTGACTCATCAGCACAGATGATGGAGGTTGTGGGTGAGCGTGCATATGGAGTGCCAGGTGTGGCAGGACcaatgggagagaggggaatg CCTGGTGAGCGGGGAGCTGATGGTGAGCGAGGTCCTCCAGGGAAGACAGGCCATCCTGGTATGCCAGGTCCATCGGGTCCCCCAGGGTTGCCAGGGCCGACAGGCCAGCGCGGGGCACAGGGGAATGATGGCTTGCCAGGCAGACCT GGTCGGGAGTACACAGAGGAGCAGCTCCGGGGGATCTGTGCCTCTGTGCTGCGAG ACAATATGGCTGAGATTGCCCAAACCCTCCGTGGTCCTCGAGGATTGCCAGGGCAGGGACGGCGAGGTCCTCCAGGCGAACCTGGAGATGTTGGTCCACAAG GTGTCCCAGGAAATCCAGGAGAGGTGGGTCCCCGAGGTTACCCAGGCTTCCCAGGACCGCCTGGACCACAGGGACCAGCAGGGGAGCGAGGACAGAGAGGGTACAAGGGCGAGCGTGGTCAGATGGGAGAGGGCAGAGATGGCAAGATGGGGCCACCAGGAGATCCAG GACCTGCAGGACCGCCAGGCACAGGTCTTCCAGGGAGGATAGGCGAGCGTGGACCACCTGGCTTGACGGGTCCCCAGGGTGGGCGTGGAGCTCCTGGTGCACAAGGTCCCCCAGGGCACTGCGAGTACTGCAATCCAGCACTTGCCTACCAGTCCTCCGTGGCTGCCCAAGGCAACACCAAGGGCCCGTGA